The Thalassococcus arenae genome includes the window GGTCGTCATGCCTGCCTGCACCGCGCGTTCGGAATAGAGATCGCCCAGCCCGATCTCCATCAGCGTGTCCGAGCGTACGATATGGGTCGAGGACCGCTGCACCATCGTCACGTCCGCATCGGCCTCCCACAGCGCCGCGGCGATATCATGGGCGGAATTGTTCGACCCCACGATCACGCATTTCTTGCCGCTGTATTTGTCCGGGCCGGGGTGCCGGCTGGAATGGTGCTGATCGCCCTTGAACGTCTCCATACCGGGGAAATCGGGGATGCGCGGCTTGCCCGACATGCCGGTCGCCATGACCAGCTGCTTGGGCCTCAGCACCACCTCTTCGCCGTCGCGGTCCACCACGATCGTCCATTCCTTGGCCTTTTCGTCCCACTGGGCCGATTTGGCCGTGCTGCGCGTCCAGTAATTCAGCTCCATCACCTTGGTGTACATTTCCAGCCAGTCGCCGATCTTGTCCTTGGGCGAAAACACCGGCCAGTTGTCGGGAAACTTGATGTAGGGCAGATGGTCGTACCAGACCGGATCGTGCAGGCAGAGCGACTTGTAGCGCTTGCGCCAGCTGTCGCCGGGCCGGTCGTTGCGTTCCAGGATGATCGTCGGCACGCCGAGTTGCCGCAGCCGCGCGCCCAAGGCGATGCCGCCCTGCCCGCCGCCGATGATCACGCAATAGGGCTGGGTCTTGTAGCCCAGCTCGGCCTCTTCTTTCTGGCGCTCTTCCAGCCAGGTGGCGCGGTTCTTGCCGGCGCCGTGCCTGGCGCCCATCGGCCGGGCGAAACCCGCAGGTTCCTCGTGCCCCTTCAGTTCGACCATCGTGGTCAGCAGCGTCCAGACGCGGCCGTCCTTCAAACGCACCAGCCCATAGCCCCGCGCCACGGCGGTTTCGAAGGTGATCCAGGCGGTGACGATGCCGCCGTCTTCGGTCGGCATCTCGCCCTCGGCGATCGCCCATTGCGACGGTCTGGTGGTGGCCAGC containing:
- a CDS encoding NAD(P)/FAD-dependent oxidoreductase; translated protein: MLDTTAEAQTQTFLDQFGQALESGDIDGAVDLFADECYWRDLVSFTWNIKTVEGKDQVRDMLEHQLATTRPSQWAIAEGEMPTEDGGIVTAWITFETAVARGYGLVRLKDGRVWTLLTTMVELKGHEEPAGFARPMGARHGAGKNRATWLEERQKEEAELGYKTQPYCVIIGGGQGGIALGARLRQLGVPTIILERNDRPGDSWRKRYKSLCLHDPVWYDHLPYIKFPDNWPVFSPKDKIGDWLEMYTKVMELNYWTRSTAKSAQWDEKAKEWTIVVDRDGEEVVLRPKQLVMATGMSGKPRIPDFPGMETFKGDQHHSSRHPGPDKYSGKKCVIVGSNNSAHDIAAALWEADADVTMVQRSSTHIVRSDTLMEIGLGDLYSERAVQAGMTTEKADLIFASLPYAILHQFQIPAYAAMKEKDKDFYEGLEKAGFWLDWGDDDSGLFMKYLRRGSGYYIDVGASQLIIDGEIKLKRGQVVAVDETGVVLDDGTHLDADLIVYATGYNSMNGWVADLVGQDMADKVGKVWGLGSDTTKDPGPWEGEQRNMWKPTQQQALWFHGGNLHQSRHYSQFLSLQIKARMEGIDTPVYGLQKVHHLS